The proteins below are encoded in one region of Helianthus annuus cultivar XRQ/B chromosome 2, HanXRQr2.0-SUNRISE, whole genome shotgun sequence:
- the LOC110915829 gene encoding vacuolar iron transporter homolog 2, which produces MATIPDDDMVHHQTTVELESKDLFDYSKRSQWLRAAVLGANDGLVSTASLMMGVGAVKKDMKAMILTGFAGLVAGACSMAIGEFVSVYSQLDIEVAQIKREINRRDIVDAEVESLPNPWQAAAASALAFSLGAIVPLLAASFIKPYKVRILVMAAAVTVALAVFGWLGAALGRAPTVKSTIRVVVGGWMAMAITYALTMLIGAKGLH; this is translated from the coding sequence ATGGCTACAATCCCCGACGATGACATGGTGCACCACCAAACAACGGTCGAGCTTGAGTCTAAGGACTTGTTTGACTACTCAAAACGATCCCAATGGCTACGAGCAGCTGTTCTGGGAGCCAACGATGGGTTAGTCTCGACGGCTTCCCTAATGATGGGTGTTGGAGCCGTTAAAAAAGACATGAAAGCCATGATCTTGACCGGCTTTGCTGGCTTAGTAGCCGGAGCTTGTAGTATGGCTATTGGAGAATTTGTTTCCGTTTACTCACAACTCGATATAGAGGTTGCCCAAATTAAAAGAGAGATCAACCGAAGAGATATTGTTGACGCTGAGGTCGAAAGTCTGCCAAACCCATGGCAAGCCGCGGCTGCATCAGCTCTAGCTTTTTCGTTGGGGGCTATAGTGCCTTTGTTAGCCGCTTCTTTTATTAAGCCTTACAAGGTGAGGATTTTGGTGATGGCTGCAGCAGTGACAGTGGCACTGGCCGTTTTTGGATGGTTGGGGGCCGCGTTGGGGCGGGCACCGACTGTCAAGTCTACCATTAGGGTGGTGGTTGGAGGTTGGATGGCTATGGCAATTACATATGCTTTAACAATGTTAATTGGTGCAAAGGGACTCCATTGA